One window of the Notolabrus celidotus isolate fNotCel1 chromosome 23, fNotCel1.pri, whole genome shotgun sequence genome contains the following:
- the LOC117807810 gene encoding cell wall protein DAN4-like, which produces TTEPTTTAATTTTTEPTTTAATTTAATTTTAATTTTAATTTTAATTTTAEPTTTAEPTTMAATTTTAATTTAATTTTAEPTTTSATTTTAKPTTTPTTTAATTTTTEPTTTAATTTAATTTTAATTTTAATTTTAATTTTAEPTTTAEPTTMAATTTTAATTTAATTTTAEPTTTSATTTTAKPTTTTEPTTTAATKTTAEQTTTTEPTTTAATTTTAEPTTTSEPTTTAATTTTAATTTTAATTTTAPTTTTSEPPTMATAATTTTAETTTTAATTTTSEPTTMAATTTTAATTSTAATTTTAAPTTTAEPTTTVEPTTTAATTTTTATTTTTGTTTTFEPTTTASKTTTAAKTTAEPTTTADPTTTTEPTTTAATTTTTEPTTTAATTTAATTTTAATTTTAATTTTAEPTTTAATTTTSEPTTTAAATTTAATTTAAT; this is translated from the exons acaactgagccaacaactacagctgcaactacaactacaactgagccaacaactacagctgcaacaactacagctgcgacaacaactacagctgcgacaacaactacagctgcaacaacaactacggctgcaacaacaactacagctgagccaacaactacagctgagccaacaactatggctgcaacaacaactacagctgcaacaactacagctgcaacgacaactacagctgagccaacaactacatctgcaacaacaactacagctaagccaacaactaca ccaacaactacagctgcaactacaactacaactgagccaacaactacagctgcaacaactacagctgcgacaacaactacagctgcgacaacaactacagctgcgacaacaactacggctgcaacaacaactacagctgagccaacaactacagctgagccaacaactatggctgcaacaacaactacagctgcaacaactacagctgcaacgacaactacagctgagccaacaactacatctgcaacaacaactacagctaagccaacaactacaactgagccaacaactacggctgcaacaaaaactacagctgagcaaacaactacaactgagccaacaactacagctgcaacaacaactacagctgagccaacaactacatctgagcccacaacgacggctgcaacaacaactaccgctgcaactacaactacagctgcaactacaactacagctccaactacaactacatctgagccccCAACTatggct acggctgcaacaacaactacagctgaaactacaactacagctgcaacaacaactacatctgagcccacaactatggctgcaacaacaactacagctgcaactacatctacggctgcaacaacaactacagctgcgccaacaactacagctgagccaacaactacagttgagccaacaactacggctgcaactacaactacaactgcaactacaactacaactggaacaacaactacatttgagcccacaactacggcttcaaaaacaactacagctgcaaaaactacagctgagccaacaactacagctgacccaacaactacaactgagccaacaactacagctgcaactacaactacaactgagccaacaactacagctgcaacaactacagctgcgacaacaactacagctgcgacaacaactacggctgcaacaacaactacagctgagccaacaactacagctgcaacaacaactacatctgagcccacaactacggctgcagcaacaactacagctgcaacaactacggctgcaaca
- the LOC117807849 gene encoding salivary glue protein Sgs-3-like — protein sequence TTAATTTTSEPTTTAETTTTAATTTTSEPTTTAATTTTSEPTTTAATTTSEPTTTAATTTTAEPTTTAATTTTSEPTTTAATTTPTTTAATTTTSEPTTTAETTTTAVTTTTAATTIAATTTTAEPTTTAATTTTTEPTTTAATTTARTTTTAASTTTAATTTTSEPITTATTTTSEPTTTAATTTTSDPTTTAATTTTAEPTTTAATTTTSEPTTTAATTTKAASTTTAATTTAEPTTTDATTTAEPTTSALTTTTAEPTSTALTTTTAETTTTAATTTTSEPTTTAETTTTAVTTTTAATTIAATTTTAEPTTTTATTTTTEPTTTAATTTARTT from the exons actacagctgcaacaacaactacatctgagccaacaacaacagctgagacaacaactacagctgcaacaacaactacatctgagccaacaactacagctgcaacaacaactacatctgagccaacaactacagctgcaacaactacatctgagccaacaactacagctgcaacaacaactacagctgagccaacaactacagctgcaacaacaactacatctgagccaacaactacagctgcaacaactaca ccaacaactacagctgcaacaacaactacatctgagccaacaactacagctgagacaacaactacagctgtaaccacaactacagctgcaacaactatagctgcaacaacaactacagctgagccaacaactacagctgcaactacaactacaactgagccaacaactacagctgcaacaactacagctaggacaacaactacagctgcgtcaacaactacagctgcgacaacaactacatctgagccaataactacagctacaacaactacatctgagccaacaactacagctgcaacaacaactacatctgatccaacaactacagctgcaacaacaactacagctgagccaacaactacagctgcaacaacaactacatctgagccaacaactacagctgcaacaacaactaaagctgcatcaacaactacagctgcaacaactacagctgagccaacaactacagatgcaacaactacagctgagccaacaacttcagcattaacaacaactacagctgagccaacaagtacagctttaacaacaacaacagctgagacaacaactacagctgcaacaacaactacatctgagccaacaactacagctgagacaacaactacagctgtaaccacaactacagctgcaacaactatagctgcaacaacaactacagctgagccaacaactacaactgcaactacaactacaactgagccaacaactacagctgcaacaactacagctaggacaaca
- the LOC117807850 gene encoding cell wall protein DAN4-like, protein TAEPTTTAATTTSEPTTTAATTTKAASTTTAATTTAEPTTTDATTTAEPTTSALTTTTAEPTSTALTTTTAEPTTTAETTTTAATTTTSEPTTTAETTTTAVTTTTAATTIAATTTTAEPTTTAATTTTTESTTTAATTTARTTTTAASTTTAATSTTSEPITTATTTTTSEPTTTAATSTTSDPTTTAATTTEAASTTTAASTTTAEPTTTAATTTT, encoded by the coding sequence acagctgagccaacaactacagctgcaacaactacatctgagccaacaactacagctgcaacaacaacaaaagcagcatcaacaactacagctgcaacaactacagctgagccaacaactacagatgcaacaactacagctgagccaacaacttcagctttaacaacaactacagctgagccaacaagtacagctttaacaacaacaacagctgagccaacaactacagctgagacaacaactacagctgcaacaacaactacatctgagccaacaactacagctgagacaacaactacagctgtaaccacaactacagctgcaacaactatagctgcaacaacaactacagctgagccaacaactacagctgcaactacaactacaactgagtcaacaactacagctgcaacaactacagctaggacaacaactacagctgcgtcaacaactacagctgcgacatcaactacatctgagccaataactacagctacaacaacaactacatctgagccaacaactacagctgcaacatcaactacatctgatccaacaactacagctgcaacaacaactgaagctgcatcaacaactacagctgcatcaacaacaacagctgagccaacaactacagctgcaacaacaactaca